The genomic interval TGGCGCCCCGTCACCTGGAGATTGACATGCAGAGCACCTCTGTGGTGACCTTCCAGTGGCAAAGTAGACTATCAGACCATCACAAGACGGAACATCTACTACCCAGTCGTTGAGCGAAAACCCAGCTTAAACCCTCGATCTTCTTGGATGAACCAAAATGTTCTTATTGCGAAGAACCGGGTGAATTGACGCTTATCTCCAAGAAAAAGGAAAATTTCTCCGGAGGTAATTGCAGAATTCCGCACGGCGGTGTTCCGGCATCAAGCGGTAGTCCACGGCGAGAACAGCGGCTCCTGCCAACTCCGAGAGCTTCACGGTCAACGTGCGATGGCTCCTGGGGCTGCCAACGACAAAACCGCCTCCGTGCACGTAGAGAAGCCGGCGGTCGGGATCGGCGCCCGGAGCGAGCACCCACTCCGCGGAGAAGTGATCCGCGCCGGCGGATCGGACTTCAGCCGGCAGGTCATCCAGATCGAATAACGTGTCGAGCTGTGTTCGAAGGGCACGCAAGCGCTTCTTGCCCATGCCTCCGCCATCGCTCAGGGTTCGGATGCGCGCCAGAACATCCGCGTGACCTTCACTCGGTTCCGCTCGCTCCGAAAACGGGGTTTCCCGCGGCTCGTCGAAGGCCACCAGATCCGATCGGTAGAGATGGGTTCGCGCGAGCCACCCGAAAGCGATGGCGACGACAACCAGGCCCAACAAGATCTCCAGGCCCATGGTCACTCCCTCACTCGTTCTCGTGGTTCGGTTGCCCGCCGGAGGGGGTGGAGATCACTTGGGATCCTCGAACTCCGGCTCCCGCTTCTGCATGTTGGCTTTGACCGCCTCCATCTGGTTGGGCGAACCGAGGAGCTGCTTCTGCAGCTCGGTCTCCAGATGCAGGCCCTCCTCGATCGTTCCCTGAAATGCATGATTCCAGAGCTGCTTGCCAGCGCGCACCGCGTGGGGGCTGCGGCTCGCGATCTCCTTTGCCAGGCCCATGGCATCGGCATGCGGTTCGTTGCTCAGATGGGTTGCGATGCGCAGCTCCTTCGCCTCGGTTCCCGAGACGACCCGACCCGTGAAGGTCAACTCCTTCAGTACATCGAGCCCCACGACGTGCCGCGCCG from bacterium carries:
- a CDS encoding alpha/beta hydrolase; translation: MGLEILLGLVVVAIAFGWLARTHLYRSDLVAFDEPRETPFSERAEPSEGHADVLARIRTLSDGGGMGKKRLRALRTQLDTLFDLDDLPAEVRSAGADHFSAEWVLAPGADPDRRLLYVHGGGFVVGSPRSHRTLTVKLSELAGAAVLAVDYRLMPEHRRAEFCNYLRRNFPFSWR